In the Actinomycetota bacterium genome, one interval contains:
- a CDS encoding TIGR03560 family F420-dependent LLM class oxidoreductase — protein sequence MLRSAKLAPTVEYGVLDRFWREADDLGYHAIWTYDHFYGLDDLDRPTLEGWTTLAAMAAVTRRARVGCMVTGVTYRHPALLANMAVTVDHISGGRLEMGMGAAWHVPEHHDYGFPFPSAGRRIAMLDEACEIMRGLWTEERVDHEGPNWTLQGARCIPKPVQARLPIVIGGIGERKTLRVVARHADEWNAPGLGMEPSEFARLSGVLDEHCGAVGREPSEIRRSVQLFIFPSDPEQTDRLPDTLAAFEEAGAEHAVLSFYGPPTADLLRRLAPGEQG from the coding sequence ATGCTCAGATCGGCGAAGCTGGCCCCAACGGTCGAGTACGGCGTCCTGGACCGGTTCTGGCGCGAAGCCGACGACCTCGGCTACCACGCGATCTGGACCTACGACCACTTCTACGGCCTCGACGACCTCGACCGTCCGACCCTGGAGGGCTGGACGACGCTGGCTGCGATGGCCGCGGTGACGCGACGGGCCAGGGTGGGGTGCATGGTCACCGGGGTCACCTACCGCCATCCCGCCCTGCTCGCGAACATGGCCGTCACCGTCGACCACATAAGCGGGGGGCGGCTGGAGATGGGGATGGGCGCCGCCTGGCACGTGCCCGAGCACCACGACTACGGGTTCCCGTTCCCGAGCGCGGGACGCCGGATCGCGATGCTGGACGAGGCCTGCGAGATCATGCGCGGCCTTTGGACGGAGGAGCGCGTGGACCATGAGGGTCCCAACTGGACCCTCCAGGGAGCCAGATGCATCCCGAAGCCGGTCCAGGCCCGGCTCCCGATCGTGATCGGCGGGATCGGAGAGAGGAAGACCTTGAGGGTGGTGGCGCGCCACGCGGACGAGTGGAACGCCCCTGGGCTCGGGATGGAGCCGTCGGAGTTCGCCCGGCTGTCCGGGGTGCTGGACGAGCACTGTGGGGCGGTTGGGCGGGAGCCGTCGGAGATCCGCAGGTCCGTCCAGCTGTTCATCTTCCCCTCGGACCCGGAGCAGACGGACCGGCTCCCGGACACCCTCGCCGCCTTCGAGGAGGCGGGAGCCGAGCACGCCGTGCTCTCCTTCTACGGACCCCCGACCGCCGACCTGCTGAGGAGGCTGGCTCCCGGCGAGCAGGGTTAG